From the genome of Brevibacterium sp. JSBI002, one region includes:
- the rpsT gene encoding 30S ribosomal protein S20, translating into MANIKSQIKRIKTNEKARQRNKAVRSEVRSYVRVVRENIAAGNKEEAQQAYAVAARKLDKAVSKGVLHKNNAANRKSRLATQINAL; encoded by the coding sequence TTGGCTAATATCAAGTCCCAGATCAAGCGGATCAAGACCAACGAGAAGGCTCGTCAGCGCAACAAGGCTGTCCGGTCCGAGGTTCGGTCCTACGTCCGCGTCGTTCGCGAGAACATTGCTGCCGGCAACAAGGAAGAGGCACAGCAGGCTTATGCTGTGGCTGCCCGCAAGCTCGACAAGGCTGTTTCGAAGGGTGTTCTGCACAAGAACAACGCTGCGAACCGCAAGTCGCGCCTGGCTACGCAGATCAACGCTCTCTGA
- a CDS encoding endonuclease/exonuclease/phosphatase family protein, translating into MSEFRVMSFNLRYPAMDGHPVAERLPIAAELIRRARPHLIGTQEGELDQLETLISLLPEEYIWLGEGHSGGNSGEFTAVILDSKRFDVEAVDISWLSEQPDTVASESWGVSHARTLTTVDVRDLGSDRRLRVLNTHLDHKSERARLESGRIMAETIAEVAHPCVVTGDFNVATGSPVYDFFCTELGLTDTAAEVPGEDIGTFHRYKGPKAGEPRIDWILTTPGLRTLTTRIDTFEVDGKYPSDHFPVEAVLEFS; encoded by the coding sequence ATGAGCGAATTCCGGGTCATGAGCTTCAACCTCCGCTATCCCGCGATGGACGGTCATCCGGTGGCCGAGCGGCTGCCCATTGCCGCCGAACTCATCCGGCGTGCACGTCCGCACCTCATCGGCACCCAGGAGGGTGAACTCGACCAGCTCGAGACGCTCATCAGCCTGCTGCCCGAAGAGTACATCTGGCTCGGAGAGGGCCACTCCGGCGGCAACTCCGGCGAGTTCACCGCCGTGATCCTCGATTCGAAGCGCTTCGACGTGGAAGCCGTGGACATCAGCTGGTTGTCCGAACAGCCCGACACCGTGGCCTCGGAATCGTGGGGAGTCTCGCATGCGCGCACCCTGACGACAGTCGATGTCCGTGACCTCGGATCCGACCGGCGTCTGCGAGTGCTCAACACCCACCTCGATCACAAATCCGAGCGCGCCCGTCTAGAGTCCGGTCGGATCATGGCCGAGACCATCGCCGAGGTGGCCCATCCCTGCGTGGTCACCGGTGACTTCAATGTCGCCACCGGCTCCCCGGTCTACGACTTCTTCTGCACCGAGCTCGGCCTCACCGACACCGCCGCCGAGGTCCCCGGTGAGGACATCGGCACCTTCCACCGCTACAAGGGTCCGAAGGCAGGCGAGCCGCGCATCGACTGGATCCTCACAACCCCGGGCCTGCGCACACTGACCACGCGCATCGACACGTTCGAGGTCGACGGGAAGTACCCTTCCGACCATTTCCCCGTCGAGGCGGTCCTCGAATTCTCGTGA
- a CDS encoding type II toxin-antitoxin system PemK/MazF family toxin, whose protein sequence is MNWRSLVNRAARIGVREGLRYLRQSQSKKNSGGASQPTDASRPNSARSGGGGAASAGSANRSASGGQGGSGAYPGDYRGSITVSYSPDLDGDADPGEVVWGWVPFEEDYSQGKDRPSLVVGRDGRWVLALMLTSKDHIPGGVGEVREDRHAKWMNIGTGDWDSQGRPSELRLDRIIRLDPDSIRREGAIMPRDVFDRVAEHISG, encoded by the coding sequence ATGAATTGGAGATCACTGGTCAATCGGGCCGCGAGAATCGGTGTCCGCGAAGGGCTGCGCTATCTGCGCCAATCGCAGTCGAAGAAGAACTCCGGAGGCGCATCGCAGCCAACGGATGCCAGCCGGCCGAATTCGGCACGGTCCGGCGGTGGAGGTGCCGCCTCGGCGGGTTCTGCCAATCGTTCCGCCTCGGGCGGCCAGGGCGGATCCGGTGCGTATCCCGGCGATTACAGGGGCTCGATCACCGTCAGCTACTCCCCCGACCTCGACGGCGACGCCGATCCGGGCGAAGTCGTCTGGGGGTGGGTCCCCTTCGAGGAGGACTACTCGCAGGGCAAGGATCGACCGTCTCTCGTCGTCGGACGTGACGGCAGATGGGTGCTCGCGCTCATGCTCACCAGCAAGGATCACATCCCCGGCGGCGTCGGCGAGGTCCGAGAGGACCGGCACGCGAAGTGGATGAACATCGGCACCGGGGACTGGGATTCGCAGGGTCGGCCCTCGGAGCTCCGCCTCGATCGCATCATCCGTCTCGATCCCGATTCGATCCGCAGGGAAGGCGCGATCATGCCCCGCGACGTCTTCGACCGGGTGGCCGAGCACATCTCCGGTTGA